One segment of Kryptolebias marmoratus isolate JLee-2015 linkage group LG23, ASM164957v2, whole genome shotgun sequence DNA contains the following:
- the LOC108246768 gene encoding ETS translocation variant 5 isoform X2, protein MDGFYDQQVPFVVPESNCHPEEEKCLSDRRRKFFDTELAQDTEELFQDLSQLQEIWIAEAQVPDDEQFVPDFQSNNLMFHGAVSKVKREPSSSKDSSPCGTPQTDSCLYSYSACENKPGPGPASTHGTRRGSIHPAGPPPLQRQLQPPASQLTSPAAVSSPFRCHNLPPENQHFALPRAPTSCSGASYNTEQRFQRQLSDPCLPFLPPEKTTNTPYHPPTCDGRPLYQRHPSEPLVPLAARGFKQELVDPRYPDPGPPGPGLPRPQTTFSQVKIKQEPRDFSFEPEVQTCQSSFGKTSALFQKNGAGFGFDREHRLYFDDTCVVPERMEGKVKQEGLPYQRRGSLQLWQFLLTLLDNPANRHLIVWTGRNMEFKLIDPEEVARLWGIQKNRPAMNYDKLSRSLRYYYEKGIMQKVAGERYVYKFVCNPDALFSMAFPENQRPNLKVDLDAVLPPSEEDGFPLPAYEEEGPYLVDGVEQCVQGLAFPDSYPY, encoded by the exons AGCTTTTTCAAGATCTGAGCCAGCTCCAAGAAATCTGGATCGcagaag CTCAGGTTCCTGATGACGAACAGTTTGTCCCAGATTTCCAGTCCAATAACT TGATGTTTCATGGAGCCGTCAGCAAAGTGAAGCGGGAGCCCAGCTCGTCCAAAGACTCGTCCCCCTGTGGAACGCCTCAGACTGACTCGTGCCTTTACAGCTACAG TGCCTGTGAAAACAAGCCAGGTCCGGGTCCGGCCTCCACCCATGGAACCAGGCGCGGCTCCATCCACCCAGCCGGACCTCCACCCTTACAGAGGCAGCTGCAGCCACCCGCCTCTCAGCTCACCAGCCCGGCAGCAGTTTCCAGCCCCTTTCGCTGCCACAACCTCCCGCCGGAGAACCAGCACTTCGCTCTGCCTCGCGCCCCCACCAGCTGCTCGGGGGCTTCTTACAACACAGAGCAAAG GTTCCAGCGGCAGCTCTCGGATCCCTGCCTGCCCTTCCTGCCTCCAGAGAAAACCACCAACACGCCGTACCACCCCCCCACCTGCGACGGCCGCCCTCTGTACCAGCGCCACCCGTCGGAGCCCCTCGTCCCCCTCGCCGCCCGCGGTTTCAAACAGGAGCTGGTGGACCCTCGGTACCCAGACCCGGGGCCTCCCGGTCCAGGTCTGCCCCGGCCGCAGACCACTTTCAGCCAGGTCAAAATCAAACAGGAGCCGAGAGACTTCAGCTTCGAACCAG AGGTCCAAACCTGCCAGTCATCGTTTGGCAAGACTTCGGCTTTGTTTCAGAAGAACGGTGCTG GCTTTGGGTTTGACAGAGAACATCGCCTGTACTTCGATGACACCTGTGTTGTTCCCGAGAGGATGGAAG GTAAAGTTAAGCAGGAAGGCCTGCCGTACCAACGCCGCGGCTCCCTGCAGCTCTGGCAGTTCCTGCTGACGCTGCTCGACAACCCGGCGAACCGACACCTGATCGTGTGGACGGGACGCAACATGGAGTTCAAACTCATCGACCCCGAAGAG GTGGCTCGGCTTTGGGGCATCCAGAAAAATCGTCCGGCCATGAACTACGACAAGCTGAGCCGCTCGCTGCGGTACTACTACGAAAAGGGCATCATGCAGAAG GTGGCCGGAGAAAGGTACGTGTACAAGTTTGTGTGCAACCCTGACGCGCTGTTCTCCATGGCGTTCCCGGAAAACCAGAGGCCGAACCTGAAGGTGGACCTGGACGCCGTCCTGCCCCCCAGCGAGGAGGACGGCTTCCCCCTGCCCGCCTACGAGGAGGAGGGGCCCTACCTGGTGGATGGGGTGGAGCAGTGCGTCCAGGGGCTGGCTTTCCCCGACAGCTACCCGTACTGA
- the LOC108246768 gene encoding ETS translocation variant 5 isoform X1: MDGFYDQQVPFVVPESNCHPEEEKCLSDRRRKFFDTELAQDTEELFQDLSQLQEIWIAEAQVPDDEQFVPDFQSNNLMFHGAVSKVKREPSSSKDSSPCGTPQTDSCLYSYSACENKPGPGPASTHGTRRGSIHPAGPPPLQRQLQPPASQLTSPAAVSSPFRCHNLPPENQHFALPRAPTSCSGASYNTEQRFQRQLSDPCLPFLPPEKTTNTPYHPPTCDGRPLYQRHPSEPLVPLAARGFKQELVDPRYPDPGPPGPGLPRPQTTFSQVKIKQEPRDFSFEPEVQTCQSSFGKTSALFQKNGAGFGFDREHRLYFDDTCVVPERMEGKVKQEGLPYQRRGSLQLWQFLLTLLDNPANRHLIVWTGRNMEFKLIDPEEVARLWGIQKNRPAMNYDKLSRSLRYYYEKGIMQKVKVAGERYVYKFVCNPDALFSMAFPENQRPNLKVDLDAVLPPSEEDGFPLPAYEEEGPYLVDGVEQCVQGLAFPDSYPY; encoded by the exons AGCTTTTTCAAGATCTGAGCCAGCTCCAAGAAATCTGGATCGcagaag CTCAGGTTCCTGATGACGAACAGTTTGTCCCAGATTTCCAGTCCAATAACT TGATGTTTCATGGAGCCGTCAGCAAAGTGAAGCGGGAGCCCAGCTCGTCCAAAGACTCGTCCCCCTGTGGAACGCCTCAGACTGACTCGTGCCTTTACAGCTACAG TGCCTGTGAAAACAAGCCAGGTCCGGGTCCGGCCTCCACCCATGGAACCAGGCGCGGCTCCATCCACCCAGCCGGACCTCCACCCTTACAGAGGCAGCTGCAGCCACCCGCCTCTCAGCTCACCAGCCCGGCAGCAGTTTCCAGCCCCTTTCGCTGCCACAACCTCCCGCCGGAGAACCAGCACTTCGCTCTGCCTCGCGCCCCCACCAGCTGCTCGGGGGCTTCTTACAACACAGAGCAAAG GTTCCAGCGGCAGCTCTCGGATCCCTGCCTGCCCTTCCTGCCTCCAGAGAAAACCACCAACACGCCGTACCACCCCCCCACCTGCGACGGCCGCCCTCTGTACCAGCGCCACCCGTCGGAGCCCCTCGTCCCCCTCGCCGCCCGCGGTTTCAAACAGGAGCTGGTGGACCCTCGGTACCCAGACCCGGGGCCTCCCGGTCCAGGTCTGCCCCGGCCGCAGACCACTTTCAGCCAGGTCAAAATCAAACAGGAGCCGAGAGACTTCAGCTTCGAACCAG AGGTCCAAACCTGCCAGTCATCGTTTGGCAAGACTTCGGCTTTGTTTCAGAAGAACGGTGCTG GCTTTGGGTTTGACAGAGAACATCGCCTGTACTTCGATGACACCTGTGTTGTTCCCGAGAGGATGGAAG GTAAAGTTAAGCAGGAAGGCCTGCCGTACCAACGCCGCGGCTCCCTGCAGCTCTGGCAGTTCCTGCTGACGCTGCTCGACAACCCGGCGAACCGACACCTGATCGTGTGGACGGGACGCAACATGGAGTTCAAACTCATCGACCCCGAAGAG GTGGCTCGGCTTTGGGGCATCCAGAAAAATCGTCCGGCCATGAACTACGACAAGCTGAGCCGCTCGCTGCGGTACTACTACGAAAAGGGCATCATGCAGAAGGTAAAG GTGGCCGGAGAAAGGTACGTGTACAAGTTTGTGTGCAACCCTGACGCGCTGTTCTCCATGGCGTTCCCGGAAAACCAGAGGCCGAACCTGAAGGTGGACCTGGACGCCGTCCTGCCCCCCAGCGAGGAGGACGGCTTCCCCCTGCCCGCCTACGAGGAGGAGGGGCCCTACCTGGTGGATGGGGTGGAGCAGTGCGTCCAGGGGCTGGCTTTCCCCGACAGCTACCCGTACTGA